A single window of Rhodamnia argentea isolate NSW1041297 chromosome 5, ASM2092103v1, whole genome shotgun sequence DNA harbors:
- the LOC115737183 gene encoding allene oxide synthase 3-like: MSSSPFHGDQILKASRENAPPLKEIPGGYGAPFFGAIKDRLDYFYNQGREEFFRHRMRKYDSTVFRVNMPPGPFVASNPKVIVLLDAASFPVLFDTSKVEKRDVLDGTYMPSLDYFGGHRVCAFLDPSEPKHTVLKQFVFSMLVSRHGEIVPLFRNCLSELFIVLEDELASKGKAYFNTLSDKMSFNFVFRLFCDKKPHDASIEAKGSKLFDSWLFFQLAPLMTLGLTKAFNFLEDILLHTFPLPPFLAKSHYQKLYKAFNENATSILDEAEGLGIRRDEACHNLVFVAGFNAYGGMKTTFPALIKWVASGGEKLHRQLANEIRSVVESEGGVTLTALDNMSLTKSVVYEVLRIEPPVPFQYGKAKCDMAVRSHDAAFEIKKGEMIFGYQPFAMRDPRVFDNPEEFVGHRFVGEGERLLKYVYWSNGRETDDPTAGNKQCPGKDLVVLLCRVMLVEIFLRYDTFDVDPGKLPLGSSATFKSLTKAPTSN, encoded by the coding sequence atgTCTTCTTCCCCATTCCATGGCGACCAAATTTTGAAAGCTTCTCGTGAAAATGCGCCTCCACTTAAAGAAATCCCCGGAGGTTACGGCGCCCCTTTCTTTGGCGCGATAAAAGATCGTCTCGACTACTTCTACAACCAAGGCAGAGAGGAGTTCTTTAGGCATCGAATGCGCAAGTACGACTCAACTGTCTTCAGAGTCAACATGCCGCCGGGCCCTTTCGTGGCCTCGAATCCTAAAGTCATCGTCCTCCTTGACGCCGCCAGCTTTCCTGTCCTCTTTGACACGTCCAAGGTCGAGAAGCGAGATGTGCTCGATGGCACTTACATGCCCTCCCTCGACTATTTTGGCGGCCACCGAGTGTGCGCTTTCCTTGACCCCTCCGAGCCCAAGCACACCGTTCTCAAGCAATTCGTCTTCTCCATGCTGGTGTCTCGGCATGGGGAAATCGTCCCGCTCTTTAGGAATTGCTTGTCGGAGCTCTTCATCGTCCTGGAAGATGAGCTAGCTAGCAAAGGCAAGGCATACTTCAATACGCTTAGTGACAAAATGTCCTTTAACTTTGTGTTTAGGCTCTTCTGTGACAAAAAGCCACATGATGCGTCAATAGAAGCAAAAGGGTCAAAACTATTCGATTCTTGGTTGTTTTTCCAGCTCGCCCCATTGATGACCCTAGGGTTGACTAAGGCCTTCAACTTTCTAGAGGACATACTCCTACACACATTCCCATTGCCTCCATTCTTAGCCAAATCTCATTACCAAAAGCTTTATAAGGCCTTCAACGAGAATGCGACATCCATATTGGATGAAGCCGAGGGTTTAGGGATCAGAAGAGACGAAGCTTGCCATAACCTCGTGTTCGTTGCGGGTTTCAATGCCTATGGCGGGATGAAAACGACGTTTCCGGCTTTAATCAAGTGGGTCGCATCAGGAGGAGAGAAGTTGCATCGTCAGCTCGCTAACGAGATCAGATCCGTCGTCGAATCGGAAGGCGGGGTCACTCTCACTGCCTTGGACAACATGAGTTTGACCAAGTCGGTCGTTTACGAAGTACTGAGGATCGAGCCTCCGGTCCCGTTCCAATATGGGAAGGCAAAGTGCGATATGGCGGTCCGGAGCCACGATGCTGCCTTCGAGATCAAGAAGGGCGAGATGATCTTCGGGTATCAGCCGTTCGCAATGAGGGACCCGAGGGTCTTTGACAATCCGGAGGAGTTCGTGGGTCATAGGTTTGTGGGGGAAGGAGAGAGGCTGTTGAAGTATGTATACTGGTCGAACGGGCGTGAGACCGACGATCCCACGGCGGGAAACAAGCAGTGCCCGGGGAAAGATCTGGTTGTGCTCTTGTGCAGGGTCATGTTGGTGGAGATCTTCCTTCGTTACGACACGTTCGACGTTGACCCCGGGAAGTTGCCTCTCGGATCATCTGCAACGTTCAAGTCGTTGACCAAGGCCCCCACGAGCAATTGA